Part of the Candidatus Eisenbacteria bacterium genome, CGGAGAGAACCTGGGGGATGCGCAGGGACCTGAAGTGCCGCTCAACGATTTCGAGCAGGGCATCCACGACGCGCTGGCCTCGCGCGGGGTTCGCCTGCTGAAGCAATGGGGTGCATCACGCTACCGTATCGATCTGGTGGCTCAGCATCCCCGGCGAGTCGGAAGACATGTACTTGCGATCGAGTGCGATGGCGCCAGCTACCACTCAGCGCAAAGCGCCCGAGATCGTGACAGACTTCGCCAGCAGCATCTGGAGGCGTTGGGCTGGAAGTTTCATCGCATCTGGTCGACCGACTGGTTCATGAACCGTCAGGACGAACTCGACCGCGCCATTGCTGCCTATGAGGAAGCTGTAAGGGCAGCAGACCGTGCCGATTCCGGGGAGTCGCCCGCCTGCCCTAGACCCCGCTCGGCGAACGCCGAGCGCGAACCAGCAGCTCCCAGGCGGGACCGAAAGCCGTCGATTCCGAAGCGGAATACGATCGATGCATACAGCGAGGACGAGCTGTTGCGGCTGGTCCGGTGGATCTCCTCCGACGGGTTGCTGCGGACGGACGACCAGATTGCCGACGAGATGATCGAGGCGCTCGGGTTCGTGCGCCGAGGAGCGAAGATCATGGCGAGGATCGCTGATGCGATCGCGAGGTTTCGAGGTGCTTGAGGGAGTGTCGAGTCGAGGGACCAGGTAGGCGCCGGTCAACTAACAGGCTGCTGAAAAAGGGTGCACTGCGGTGAGGTGACCGGGTAGGTGGCGGAACATCCAGGAAGGAGACCGCGACCCATGATGGGCACCTCGATCACTCTGACCGCGATGTTCCACTACACGAGCGTGGACCAGCTGGTCCCAGCCGACGATCCGCTGCGCGCGATCGAGTCGGTGATCGACTGGGAAGTCATCCGAGAACGGATGGCGCCGTTCTACAGCCCGCTAGGGCGGTCGTCGATCCCGCCGGAGCAACTGCTCAAGGCGATGCTGATCGGCTACCTCTTCGGGATCACGTCGGAGCGGCGGCTAATGCGGGAGCTCCAGGTGAACCAGTCGTATCGGCGGTTCCTGGACCTGGAGTCGGAGGTGTGGCACCCGACGACGTTCACCAAGAACCGCAACCAGCGGTTCAAGGAGCGCGAGATCTTCCGCTGGCTGTTCGACCACGTCGTGGCCGGGTCGGTCGCGAAGGGCCTGGTGACCGGGCACCACGTCAGCCAGGACGGCACGCTGGTGCGGGCGAACTGCAGCTTCAAGAGCATCGAGCCGATCGCCGTTACGCAGTCGCCGCAGCAGTACCGCGAGCGGGTGGCGACGGAGAACCCGGACGCAGGCGAGGCCGAGCCGACGCCCCCGGTGGACCTCACGCCCCGCGGCGGCGCGCCGGGTGCGGATCGCAACCCGGAGGTGAACTTTCGGGGCGAGCAACGCCGCAACGCGACGCACCGCTCGAAGACCGATCCGGATGCGCGGCTGGCGCGGCGCAGCGACGGACAAGGCGCCTACCCGGGCTACCATGTGCACTACGCGATGGACAACAAGACGCGCTTCACGCTGGACGTGGTCACCACGCGCGCAGACGGACGACCGGAACCGGAAGCGGGACGCACCATGCTGACGCGGCTCAAGCGACGCCACGGCCTGACCCCGCGGACGCTCGGCGCCGACAAGGGTTACTTCGTCGCCGCGTTTCTCGACAGTCTGCGGCGGCGCGGGATCAAGCCGCACGTCGCCTGTCCGGCGGTGGCGATCAAGAAGAAGGCAGTGGCCCTGCGCGAGTGGGCGAAACGCAAGACCCGCGGCCAGGGCTATGCCCTCTCGCAGCGCTTTCGCAAACGCATCGAGGAACTGTTCGGTGAGGCGAAGGACTTCATGGGGTTGAGACGAATGCGGCTGCGAACGCTGCAACGTGTGCACGAGCAACCGCTGCTGACGGCGTTGGCGCAGAACCTGAAACGGCTGGTCCGGCTCACCGCGCCGGCGGCAACGTAGCCGAGCATAAGGAGCGGACCGCATAAGGATCGCCCACAGCGAACGGTGAAGCGGCCACGGCCCCGCGTCCTCGGCCGAACCCATAAGCCCGACATGATCGCCACGGAAGAAGTGCTCATCGATACTTTTTCAGCAGCCTGTTAGAGTAGCCGCGTCGGCATTCGCCCGAATCGCGACGTTCCGCGCTTCATCCACAAGACCGGGCCCTGCCGTCGGTGGGCCGCCGCGTGAACCCGTCCATTCCGCCGAGAGGTAGCCCCTTGTCCTTCAGCCGAGAGCAAATCGACGCCATCCTGGCGCGCGAAGCGGATCACGATTGCGCCGGGATCGGCGAGAACCATGTCTGCGTGAAGATCGTCGCCATCGCCGAGCTTCCCACCCGCTTCGGCCGCTTCCAGGTGGCCGGTTTCTGGAACAACCGCGACGGCAAGGATCACATCGCCATCCTCAAGGGCGACCCGACGGGTCGTGAGGACGTGCCCGTCCGCGTCCACTCGGAGTGCCTCACCGGCGACGCGATCGGCTCGCTGCGCTGCGACTGCCGCGACCAGCTCGAGGCGGGACTGCGGGCCATCGCGGCGCAGGAATGCGGCATGGTGCTCTATCTGCGCCAGGAAGGTCGCGGCATCGGCCTGACGAACAAGATGCGCGCCTACGCGCTCCAGGACCGCGGCCTCGACACCGTCGAGGCGAACCTGGC contains:
- a CDS encoding IS5 family transposase, with the translated sequence MMGTSITLTAMFHYTSVDQLVPADDPLRAIESVIDWEVIRERMAPFYSPLGRSSIPPEQLLKAMLIGYLFGITSERRLMRELQVNQSYRRFLDLESEVWHPTTFTKNRNQRFKEREIFRWLFDHVVAGSVAKGLVTGHHVSQDGTLVRANCSFKSIEPIAVTQSPQQYRERVATENPDAGEAEPTPPVDLTPRGGAPGADRNPEVNFRGEQRRNATHRSKTDPDARLARRSDGQGAYPGYHVHYAMDNKTRFTLDVVTTRADGRPEPEAGRTMLTRLKRRHGLTPRTLGADKGYFVAAFLDSLRRRGIKPHVACPAVAIKKKAVALREWAKRKTRGQGYALSQRFRKRIEELFGEAKDFMGLRRMRLRTLQRVHEQPLLTALAQNLKRLVRLTAPAAT
- the ribA gene encoding GTP cyclohydrolase II, yielding MKIVAIAELPTRFGRFQVAGFWNNRDGKDHIAILKGDPTGREDVPVRVHSECLTGDAIGSLRCDCRDQLEAGLRAIAAQECGMVLYLRQEGRGIGLTNKMRAYALQDRGLDTVEANLALGFRDDEREYSIAAHMLFSLRVRSIRLMTNNPRKVDDLKRLGVQVSGRLPHVIPPNDYNRHYLETKRDRSGHLLGALECVRLAEQGEPVQVEGAALD